A genomic region of Acetonema longum DSM 6540 contains the following coding sequences:
- a CDS encoding radical SAM protein, with product MSFCANQPAPGRYNHLIKKHPCFNGEAHARFGRIHLPVSPACNIRCRFCKRSLNKDENRPGVSSCLLTAQEALETVERALGLCTQITVAGIAGPGDTLATGHALAAFRLIHQRFPHLINCLSTNGLRLPDKAREAAEAGVRTITVTMNGADVDTVAKVCSCIVYRGQYLTGRSAAEKLLISQQVGIRRAVDLGIAVKVNTVLIPGVNDHQTGEVARLAAAAGAEFINVIPLIPQHEFAKYRAPDCQEMNAAREAAERHLPVFRHCRRCRADACGIPGAGIDFAEQLYGQREAATTFSHG from the coding sequence ATGAGTTTTTGCGCCAATCAGCCGGCGCCGGGTCGCTATAATCATCTGATCAAAAAACATCCTTGCTTCAACGGAGAAGCTCATGCCCGGTTTGGGCGGATTCATTTGCCGGTCAGCCCAGCCTGCAACATTCGGTGCCGGTTTTGTAAACGCAGCCTGAATAAGGATGAAAACCGTCCCGGAGTCAGTTCTTGCCTGTTAACAGCCCAAGAGGCACTGGAAACAGTGGAAAGAGCTCTGGGACTGTGCACCCAGATTACGGTGGCCGGCATTGCCGGACCGGGGGACACATTAGCCACCGGTCATGCTTTGGCTGCTTTCCGATTGATTCATCAGCGTTTCCCGCATCTGATCAACTGCCTGAGCACCAACGGGCTGCGGTTGCCTGATAAGGCCCGGGAAGCCGCGGAGGCCGGCGTCCGCACGATTACCGTGACTATGAACGGGGCTGATGTGGATACCGTCGCCAAGGTTTGCAGCTGCATTGTTTATCGCGGTCAGTATCTGACCGGCCGGTCGGCGGCCGAAAAGCTTTTGATATCCCAGCAGGTGGGAATCCGCCGGGCCGTGGACTTGGGAATTGCTGTCAAGGTTAATACGGTGCTGATTCCCGGCGTCAATGATCATCAGACCGGAGAAGTCGCCAGGCTGGCCGCGGCGGCAGGAGCGGAGTTCATCAATGTCATTCCCTTGATTCCCCAGCACGAATTTGCTAAATATCGGGCGCCTGACTGCCAGGAAATGAATGCGGCCAGAGAAGCGGCTGAACGTCACTTGCCGGTATTCCGGCATTGCCGGCGGTGCCGGGCCGATGCCTGCGGTATTCCCGGCGCGGGGATAGATTTCGCTGAACAGTTATATGGTCAGAGGGAAGCGGCAACTACCTTTTCCCATGGGTAG